Proteins encoded by one window of Nocardioides euryhalodurans:
- the ruvA gene encoding Holliday junction branch migration protein RuvA: MIAFVRGEVAEVGLTSAVVEVGGVGLEVMCTPGTLATLRPGRSATLPTSMVVREDSLTLFGFLDADEKTTFELVQTASGVGPKLAQAMLAVLSPDDLRAAVASEDVKTLTRVPGIGQKGAQRIILELRDRIGAPVGSARPAGAPAPAADWRTQVQQGLVGLGWSAKEADKAVDAVADQAGPAPDVGSLLRSALQTLSRA, encoded by the coding sequence ATGATCGCCTTCGTCCGCGGTGAGGTCGCCGAGGTGGGGCTGACCTCCGCCGTAGTCGAGGTCGGGGGAGTGGGCCTCGAGGTGATGTGCACCCCCGGCACCCTCGCCACCCTGCGGCCCGGCCGCAGCGCGACGCTGCCGACGAGCATGGTGGTCCGGGAGGACTCGCTGACGCTGTTCGGCTTCCTCGACGCCGACGAGAAGACCACCTTCGAGCTGGTGCAGACCGCCTCCGGCGTCGGCCCCAAGCTGGCGCAGGCGATGCTCGCCGTGCTGAGCCCGGACGACCTCCGCGCCGCGGTGGCCTCCGAGGACGTCAAGACGCTGACCCGGGTGCCCGGCATCGGCCAGAAGGGCGCGCAGCGGATCATCCTCGAGCTCCGCGACCGGATCGGCGCCCCGGTGGGCAGTGCCCGCCCCGCCGGCGCTCCCGCACCGGCCGCCGACTGGCGGACGCAGGTCCAGCAGGGCCTCGTCGGCCTCGGCTGGTCGGCCAAGGAGGCCGACAAGGCCGTCGACGCGGTGGCCGACCAGGCGGGCCCGGCGCCCGACGTGGGGTCGCTGCTCCGCTCCGCGCTGCAGACGCTGAGCAGGGCGTGA
- the ruvC gene encoding crossover junction endodeoxyribonuclease RuvC, whose translation MRVLGIDPGLTRCGMGVVEGSVGRPLHLVDVNVLRTSADLPVAQRLVTIEKGIDAWLDEHAPDAVAVERVFARSDSSTIMGTAQASGIALVVAARRGLPVATHTPSEVKAAVSGSGRAGKAQVGAMVTRILRLDAPPKPADAADALALAITHIWRGGAQARIEAAVAAARSRS comes from the coding sequence ATGCGCGTGCTCGGGATCGACCCCGGTCTGACCCGCTGCGGCATGGGGGTCGTCGAGGGCTCGGTCGGTCGGCCGCTCCACCTCGTCGACGTCAACGTGCTGCGCACCTCCGCCGACCTCCCCGTCGCCCAGCGGCTGGTGACGATCGAGAAGGGCATCGACGCCTGGCTCGACGAGCACGCCCCCGATGCCGTCGCGGTCGAGCGGGTCTTCGCCCGCTCCGACTCCAGCACCATCATGGGGACCGCGCAGGCCAGCGGCATCGCCCTGGTCGTCGCGGCCCGCCGCGGCCTCCCGGTCGCCACCCACACGCCGAGCGAGGTCAAGGCCGCGGTCTCCGGGAGCGGCCGCGCCGGCAAGGCCCAGGTCGGTGCCATGGTGACCCGGATCCTGCGGCTCGACGCACCCCCCAAGCCGGCCGACGCCGCCGACGCGCTGGCGCTGGCCATCACCCACATCTGGCGGGGCGGAGCCCAGGCCCGGATCGAGGCCGCCGTCGCGGCAGCGAGGAGCAGGTCATGA
- the pgsA gene encoding phosphatidylinositol phosphate synthase — protein MLDRFKAFWQGVVLAPVVRLFLRLGISPDAVTLVGTLGVAAGALVFFPQGMLWEGVVFITCFVFSDLVDGQMARVSGRVSTFGAFWDSTLDRLGDGAIFGGLVLYFAGPGDDYLYLCLALYCLVMGSVTSYSRARAESLGMDAKGGIAERADRLVAILVLTFFGDVLDLPILYELTLWVLAVASTYTVAFRVLKVRRQALAAGPLPE, from the coding sequence GTGCTCGACCGGTTCAAGGCCTTCTGGCAAGGCGTCGTCCTCGCCCCCGTCGTCAGGCTCTTCCTGCGCCTCGGCATCAGTCCCGACGCGGTCACGCTCGTCGGCACCCTCGGGGTCGCCGCGGGCGCGCTGGTCTTCTTCCCGCAGGGGATGCTGTGGGAAGGCGTCGTCTTCATCACCTGCTTCGTCTTCAGCGACCTCGTCGACGGCCAGATGGCGCGGGTCAGCGGCCGGGTCTCCACGTTCGGCGCCTTCTGGGACTCCACCCTCGACCGGCTCGGCGACGGTGCGATCTTCGGTGGCCTGGTGCTCTACTTCGCCGGGCCCGGCGACGACTACCTCTATCTCTGCCTGGCCCTCTACTGCTTGGTCATGGGCTCGGTCACCTCCTACTCCCGCGCCCGCGCCGAGTCGCTCGGGATGGACGCCAAGGGCGGGATCGCGGAGCGTGCCGACCGGCTGGTGGCGATCCTCGTGCTCACCTTCTTCGGAGACGTCCTGGACCTGCCGATCCTCTACGAGCTCACGCTGTGGGTGCTGGCCGTGGCGAGCACCTACACGGTGGCCTTCCGCGTGCTCAAGGTCCGACGTCAGGCGCTGGCCGCGGGACCGCTCCCCGAGTAG
- a CDS encoding YebC/PmpR family DNA-binding transcriptional regulator — protein MSGHSKWATTKHKKAVIDAKRGKMFAKLIKNIEVAARMGGGDPGGNPTLYDAIQKAKKSSVPNDNIDRAVKRGSGAETGGAEYQTIMYEGYGPSGVAMLIECLTDNRNRAAMEVRTAMTRNGGSLADPGSVSFLFNRKGVVIVPVDQEGRTVDEDDVLEATLEAGAEDVNDLGESYEVISEPTDLVDVRTALQAAGVDYDSAEAQFVPDMQVELDADAAAKVFRLIDVLEDLDDVQNIYANFDVSDAVMAELDA, from the coding sequence ATGTCCGGCCACTCCAAATGGGCGACCACCAAGCACAAGAAGGCGGTCATCGACGCCAAGCGCGGCAAGATGTTCGCCAAGCTGATCAAGAACATCGAGGTCGCGGCCCGCATGGGCGGCGGTGACCCCGGCGGGAACCCCACGCTCTACGACGCCATCCAGAAGGCGAAGAAGTCCTCGGTCCCCAACGACAACATCGACCGCGCGGTCAAGCGCGGGTCCGGGGCCGAGACCGGTGGCGCCGAGTACCAGACGATCATGTACGAGGGCTACGGACCCTCCGGCGTCGCGATGCTGATCGAGTGCCTCACCGACAACCGCAACCGCGCCGCGATGGAGGTCCGGACCGCGATGACCCGCAACGGCGGGTCGCTCGCCGACCCGGGCTCGGTGTCGTTCCTCTTCAACCGCAAGGGCGTCGTCATCGTCCCCGTGGACCAGGAGGGTCGGACGGTCGACGAGGACGACGTGCTGGAGGCGACGCTCGAGGCGGGCGCCGAGGACGTCAACGACCTGGGCGAGTCCTACGAGGTGATCTCGGAGCCGACCGACCTGGTCGACGTACGCACCGCCCTGCAGGCCGCCGGCGTCGACTACGACTCCGCCGAGGCGCAGTTCGTCCCCGACATGCAGGTCGAGCTCGACGCCGACGCCGCTGCGAAGGTCTTCCGCCTGATCGACGTCCTCGAGGACCTCGACGACGTGCAGAACATCTACGCCAACTTCGACGTCTCCGACGCGGTGATGGCGGAGCTCGACGCCTGA
- the pdxT gene encoding pyridoxal 5'-phosphate synthase glutaminase subunit PdxT: MVTAPTVGVFALQGDVREHLRMLESLGVRALGVRRPAELDQCDALVLPGGESTTMAKLARTFELFDAIRKRIAGGMPTLGTCAGMILLADRIVDGAAGQETFGGLDVTVRRNAFGRQVDSFEGDIAFEGMAGSVHAVFIRAPWVEQAGPGVEPLARVADGAAAGRIVAVRQGHLLATSFHPEVGGDARVHRLLVDQVRSRPGSTDD, translated from the coding sequence CTGGTGACCGCTCCCACCGTCGGGGTCTTCGCGCTCCAGGGTGACGTCCGGGAGCACCTGCGGATGCTGGAGTCGCTCGGCGTCCGGGCCCTCGGCGTACGCCGGCCGGCCGAGCTCGACCAGTGCGACGCCCTCGTGCTGCCGGGCGGCGAGTCGACGACCATGGCCAAGCTGGCCAGGACGTTCGAGCTCTTCGACGCGATCCGCAAGCGGATCGCCGGCGGCATGCCGACGCTCGGCACCTGCGCCGGGATGATCCTGCTCGCCGACCGGATCGTCGACGGTGCGGCCGGCCAGGAGACCTTCGGCGGGCTGGACGTGACCGTCCGGCGCAACGCCTTCGGCCGGCAGGTCGACTCCTTCGAGGGCGACATCGCGTTCGAGGGCATGGCCGGCTCCGTGCACGCCGTGTTCATCCGGGCGCCGTGGGTGGAGCAGGCCGGTCCCGGGGTCGAGCCGCTCGCCCGGGTGGCCGACGGCGCGGCCGCCGGTAGGATCGTGGCGGTCCGGCAGGGACACCTGCTGGCGACGTCCTTCCACCCGGAGGTGGGCGGCGACGCACGGGTGCACCGTCTGCTCGTGGACCAGGTCCGGTCTCGACCGGGCTCGACCGACGACTGA
- a CDS encoding PhoX family protein, which translates to MTITPARPTGARTLLPITPVTRHGSRSHLTCQYRCGNACDQPVPNPTDNPDFHVVAERALARRSLLKIGAGAGALTVTGLASGAPLAAAAVAGRTAGTWRFEPVAPNNRDRVTVPRGFRADVLISWGDAVEKGAPRFDVDNQTPEAAAKQFGYNNDYVGVLPHPEDRRGGVLVTNHEYTDEQLMFPTGRYDSATIKRIAMASHGMSVVELVRGSKAGSWNVQKLRKTTLNRRLHVGSQFQLVGPAAGDERLRTAADETGREVLGTFNNCAGGLTPWGTVLSGEENFNGYFDASGPLDARYTASYARYGISGTGRGWNEVDERFDLAVEPHEPFRHGWIVELDPYDPDSTPRKHTMLGRMKHEGANVTIADNGKVVVYMGDDERFDYIYRFVSAGTYDPSGTRRARRRNLRLLTTGTLSVARFDGDGLDDERYDGSGTWIPLASDTESFVEGFSVADVLIDTRLAADQVAPTKMDRPEDIEVNPVNGRVYCALTNNANRDTPEETDEANPLFQSQTRPSLGAPLVTQGGNRNGYVLEMTPGNDNHAGRDFFWSLMLVCGDPAAPETYFAGFPKEQVSPISCPDNVAFDPEGNLWISTDGNVLGSNDGLFRVPVRGPERGRVQQFATVPFGAECCGPFIHPDGKSVFLAPQHPGETNGATFETPSSTWPNREGFPRPSVVVVYER; encoded by the coding sequence ATGACCATCACTCCTGCCCGCCCCACCGGTGCGCGGACGCTGCTGCCGATCACGCCGGTCACGCGCCACGGCAGCCGCAGCCACCTGACCTGCCAGTACCGCTGCGGCAACGCCTGCGACCAGCCGGTGCCCAACCCGACCGACAACCCCGACTTCCACGTGGTGGCCGAGCGGGCGCTGGCCCGGCGCTCGCTGCTCAAGATCGGCGCCGGGGCCGGCGCGCTCACCGTCACGGGCCTGGCGAGCGGCGCGCCCCTGGCGGCGGCCGCGGTCGCCGGCCGCACGGCGGGGACGTGGCGCTTCGAGCCCGTCGCTCCCAACAACCGTGACCGGGTCACGGTGCCCCGGGGGTTCAGGGCCGACGTGCTCATCAGCTGGGGCGACGCGGTCGAGAAGGGGGCACCGCGCTTCGACGTCGACAACCAGACGCCCGAGGCGGCGGCGAAGCAGTTCGGCTACAACAACGACTACGTGGGGGTGCTCCCCCACCCCGAGGACAGGCGCGGCGGGGTGCTCGTCACCAACCACGAGTACACCGACGAGCAGCTGATGTTCCCGACCGGTCGCTACGACTCCGCGACGATCAAGCGGATCGCGATGGCCTCGCACGGCATGTCGGTCGTCGAGCTCGTCCGCGGCAGCAAGGCGGGTTCCTGGAACGTGCAGAAGCTGCGCAAGACCACCCTCAACCGTCGCCTCCACGTCGGCTCGCAGTTCCAGCTCGTCGGCCCCGCAGCGGGCGACGAGCGGCTCCGCACGGCCGCGGACGAGACCGGGCGCGAGGTGCTGGGCACCTTCAACAACTGCGCCGGCGGCCTGACCCCCTGGGGCACGGTGCTCTCGGGCGAGGAGAACTTCAACGGCTACTTCGACGCCTCCGGACCGCTCGACGCGCGCTACACCGCGTCGTACGCCCGCTACGGCATCAGCGGGACCGGCCGCGGCTGGAACGAGGTGGACGAGCGCTTCGACCTCGCCGTCGAGCCCCACGAGCCGTTCCGTCACGGCTGGATCGTCGAGCTGGACCCGTACGACCCGGACTCGACGCCGCGCAAGCACACCATGCTCGGCCGGATGAAGCACGAAGGCGCCAACGTCACCATCGCCGACAACGGGAAGGTCGTCGTCTACATGGGTGACGACGAGCGGTTCGACTACATCTACCGGTTCGTCTCCGCCGGCACCTACGACCCCTCCGGCACCCGGCGGGCGCGTCGCCGCAACCTTCGGCTTCTCACCACCGGCACGCTCTCGGTCGCCCGCTTCGACGGGGACGGCCTCGACGACGAGCGCTACGACGGCTCCGGCACCTGGATCCCGCTGGCATCGGACACCGAGTCCTTCGTCGAGGGCTTCAGCGTGGCCGACGTCCTCATCGACACGCGGCTCGCTGCCGACCAGGTCGCGCCGACCAAGATGGACCGCCCCGAGGACATCGAGGTCAACCCGGTCAACGGCCGCGTCTACTGCGCGCTGACCAACAACGCCAACCGCGACACCCCGGAGGAGACCGACGAGGCGAACCCGCTCTTCCAGTCCCAGACCCGCCCGTCGCTGGGCGCTCCGCTCGTGACGCAGGGCGGCAACCGCAACGGCTACGTCCTGGAGATGACGCCGGGCAACGACAACCACGCCGGCCGCGACTTCTTCTGGAGCCTGATGCTGGTCTGCGGCGACCCGGCTGCCCCGGAGACGTACTTCGCAGGCTTCCCGAAGGAGCAGGTCAGCCCGATCAGCTGCCCCGACAACGTGGCCTTCGACCCCGAGGGCAACCTCTGGATCTCCACCGACGGCAACGTGCTGGGCTCCAACGACGGCCTGTTCCGGGTGCCGGTCCGGGGCCCGGAGCGCGGCCGGGTGCAGCAGTTCGCGACCGTGCCGTTCGGGGCCGAGTGCTGCGGCCCGTTCATCCACCCGGACGGGAAGTCGGTGTTCCTGGCCCCGCAGCACCCGGGCGAGACCAACGGCGCGACCTTCGAGACCCCGTCGAGCACCTGGCCGAACCGCGAGGGCTTCCCGCGTCCGTCGGTGGTGGTGGTGTACGAGCGCTGA
- the pdxS gene encoding pyridoxal 5'-phosphate synthase lyase subunit PdxS produces the protein MAETTDTTAEPTPQTGTSRVKRGMAEMLKGGVIMDVVTAEQAKIAEDAGAVAVMALERVPADIRAQGGVSRMSDPDMIDGIIEAVSIPVMAKARIGHFAEAQVLQSLGVDYIDESEVLTPADYANHIDKWGFTVPFVCGATNLGEALRRITEGAAMIRSKGEAGTGDVSNAVTHMRTIRAELRRLQSMEPDELYVAAKELQAPYELVKEVAAAGKLPVVLFTAGGIATPADAAMMMQLGAEGVFVGSGIFKAGNPAERAEAIVKATTFFDDPDVVAKVSRGLGEAMVGINVDDIPVPHRLAERGW, from the coding sequence ATGGCCGAGACCACCGACACCACCGCCGAGCCCACTCCGCAGACCGGCACCTCGCGCGTCAAGCGCGGCATGGCCGAGATGCTGAAGGGCGGCGTGATCATGGACGTCGTCACGGCCGAGCAGGCCAAGATAGCCGAGGACGCCGGCGCGGTCGCGGTGATGGCGCTGGAGCGGGTCCCCGCCGACATCCGCGCCCAGGGCGGCGTCTCCCGGATGAGCGACCCCGACATGATCGACGGGATCATCGAGGCGGTCTCGATCCCGGTCATGGCCAAGGCCCGGATCGGTCACTTCGCCGAGGCGCAGGTGCTGCAGTCGCTCGGCGTCGACTACATCGACGAGTCCGAGGTGCTGACCCCGGCCGACTACGCCAACCACATCGACAAGTGGGGCTTCACCGTCCCCTTCGTCTGCGGTGCCACCAACCTGGGCGAGGCGCTGCGCCGGATCACCGAGGGCGCGGCCATGATCCGCTCCAAGGGCGAGGCCGGCACCGGCGACGTGTCCAACGCCGTCACCCACATGCGGACCATCCGGGCCGAGCTGCGCCGCCTGCAGTCGATGGAGCCCGACGAGCTCTACGTCGCGGCCAAGGAGCTGCAGGCGCCGTACGAGCTGGTCAAGGAGGTCGCCGCGGCCGGCAAGCTGCCGGTCGTCCTGTTCACCGCCGGCGGCATCGCCACCCCGGCCGACGCGGCCATGATGATGCAGCTCGGGGCCGAGGGGGTCTTCGTCGGCTCCGGCATCTTCAAGGCCGGCAACCCGGCCGAGCGTGCCGAGGCGATCGTCAAGGCCACCACGTTCTTCGACGACCCCGACGTCGTCGCCAAGGTCTCGCGCGGCCTGGGGGAGGCCATGGTCGGCATCAACGTCGACGACATCCCGGTGCCCCACCGTCTCGCCGAGCGGGGCTGGTGA
- the yajC gene encoding preprotein translocase subunit YajC — protein sequence MNELVSLLPIVGIALLFWFLIIRPQSKRQKALVALQSSLTVGNEVMLTSGIFGVVEALDDERVTLRISDGVSVHVVRGAVANVVPPAEPETPPATTEA from the coding sequence GTGAACGAGCTCGTCTCGCTCCTGCCCATCGTCGGTATCGCCCTGCTGTTCTGGTTCCTCATCATCCGGCCCCAGTCGAAGCGGCAGAAGGCGCTCGTCGCGCTCCAGTCCTCGCTCACCGTGGGCAACGAGGTGATGCTGACCTCCGGCATCTTCGGCGTCGTCGAGGCCCTCGACGACGAGCGGGTCACGCTGCGGATCAGCGACGGCGTCTCGGTCCACGTCGTGCGCGGCGCGGTGGCCAACGTGGTCCCGCCGGCCGAGCCGGAGACCCCGCCCGCGACGACGGAGGCCTGA
- a CDS encoding RelA/SpoT family protein: MRSRLARMGTRSQPQNPVLEPLFRAVRTNHPKADLALLERAYLTAERLHATQTRKSGDPYITHPLAVTTILADMGMTEPTLVAALLHDTVEDTPYTLAELTSDFGEEVALLVDGVTKLDKVKYGDSAQAETIRKMIVAMSRDIRVLVIKLADRLHNMRTLRYVKRDSQERTARETLDIYAPLAHRLGMNTIKWELEDLAFATLHPKIYDEIVRLVAERAPSRGQFLGQVIAQVEKDLKDAKVKAKVTGRPKHYYSIYQKMIVGGREFSDIYDLVGIRILVEDDRDCYSALGVLHSRWNPVLGRFKDYVAMPKFNMYQSLHTTVIGPQGKPVELQIRTFAMHRRAEYGVAAHWKYKEDGRNGVDTDRAGDVDDMVWMRQLLDWQNDVEDPGEFLESLRFEINRAEVYVFTPRGDVVALPTGATPVDFAYAVHTEVGHHTIGARVNGRLVPLESTLENSDVVEVFTSKSPTAAPSRDWLTFVKSPRARSKIRQWFTKERREEAIETGKDQIAKLVRKEGLPLKRLLSHETLTLAAIHFKLADVTALYAAVGEGNLSAQAVVRKVIDLHGGDDGAAEDLSEAVTITGRSRSTAAPGDAGVIVRGAAEVWVKLAKCCTPVPPDDILGFVTKGGGVSVHRKDCTNAASLLSQPERLQDVEWAPTGQSMFLVNIQVEALDRARLLSDITMALSDAHVNILSAQLTTTRDRVAKSRFSFEMAESKHLDNVLRAVRSVPGVFDAYRVTQ, encoded by the coding sequence ATGCGCTCCCGGCTGGCCCGGATGGGGACGCGGAGCCAACCGCAGAACCCGGTCCTGGAGCCGCTGTTCCGCGCGGTCCGCACCAACCACCCGAAGGCCGACCTCGCACTGCTCGAGCGTGCCTACCTCACGGCCGAGCGGCTGCACGCGACGCAGACCCGCAAGAGCGGTGACCCCTACATCACCCATCCGCTGGCGGTGACGACGATCCTCGCCGACATGGGCATGACCGAGCCCACCCTGGTGGCGGCCCTGCTCCACGACACGGTCGAGGACACCCCGTACACGCTCGCGGAGCTGACGTCCGACTTCGGCGAGGAGGTGGCGCTGCTCGTCGACGGCGTCACCAAGCTCGACAAGGTGAAGTACGGCGACTCGGCCCAGGCCGAGACGATCCGCAAGATGATCGTCGCGATGTCGCGCGACATCCGGGTGCTGGTCATCAAGCTCGCCGACCGGCTCCACAACATGCGGACGCTGCGCTACGTCAAGCGCGACTCCCAGGAGCGGACCGCCCGGGAGACCCTCGACATCTACGCCCCGCTGGCCCACCGGCTGGGCATGAACACCATCAAGTGGGAGCTCGAGGACCTGGCCTTCGCCACCCTCCACCCCAAGATCTACGACGAGATCGTGCGGCTGGTCGCCGAGCGCGCCCCCTCGCGTGGCCAGTTCCTCGGCCAGGTGATCGCCCAGGTCGAGAAGGACCTCAAGGACGCCAAGGTCAAGGCCAAGGTCACCGGACGGCCGAAGCACTACTACTCGATCTACCAGAAGATGATCGTGGGTGGCCGGGAGTTCTCCGACATCTACGACCTCGTCGGCATCCGGATCCTCGTCGAGGACGACCGCGACTGCTACTCCGCCCTCGGCGTCCTCCACTCGCGCTGGAACCCGGTCCTGGGCCGGTTCAAGGACTACGTCGCGATGCCGAAGTTCAACATGTACCAGTCGCTCCACACGACCGTCATCGGGCCGCAGGGCAAGCCGGTCGAGCTGCAGATCCGGACCTTCGCGATGCACCGTCGCGCCGAGTACGGCGTCGCCGCGCACTGGAAGTACAAGGAGGACGGCCGCAACGGCGTCGACACCGACCGCGCGGGCGACGTCGACGACATGGTGTGGATGCGGCAGCTGCTCGACTGGCAGAACGACGTCGAGGACCCGGGGGAGTTCCTGGAGTCCCTGCGCTTCGAGATCAACCGCGCCGAGGTCTACGTCTTCACGCCGCGCGGCGACGTCGTCGCGCTCCCGACCGGGGCCACCCCGGTCGACTTCGCGTACGCCGTCCACACCGAGGTCGGCCACCACACCATCGGCGCACGGGTCAACGGCAGGCTCGTGCCGTTGGAGTCCACGCTCGAGAACAGCGACGTCGTCGAGGTCTTCACCTCCAAGTCGCCCACGGCCGCGCCCTCACGCGACTGGCTGACCTTCGTGAAGTCCCCGCGGGCGCGCTCCAAGATCCGCCAGTGGTTCACCAAGGAGCGGCGCGAGGAGGCGATCGAGACCGGCAAGGACCAGATCGCCAAGCTGGTCCGCAAGGAGGGCCTGCCGCTCAAGCGGCTGCTCTCCCACGAGACGCTGACCCTGGCGGCCATCCACTTCAAGCTGGCCGACGTGACGGCGCTCTACGCCGCGGTCGGCGAGGGCAACCTCAGCGCCCAGGCCGTGGTCCGCAAGGTCATCGACCTGCACGGCGGCGACGACGGGGCCGCCGAGGACCTCTCGGAGGCCGTGACCATCACGGGTCGCTCCCGCAGCACCGCGGCTCCCGGTGACGCCGGCGTGATCGTGCGCGGCGCCGCCGAGGTGTGGGTGAAGCTCGCGAAGTGCTGCACGCCGGTCCCGCCCGACGACATACTCGGCTTCGTCACCAAGGGTGGCGGGGTGTCGGTCCACCGCAAGGACTGCACCAACGCCGCCAGCCTGCTGAGCCAGCCCGAGCGGCTGCAGGACGTGGAGTGGGCCCCCACCGGGCAGTCGATGTTCCTGGTCAACATCCAGGTGGAGGCGCTCGACCGCGCCCGGCTGCTCTCCGACATCACCATGGCGCTCTCCGACGCCCACGTGAACATCCTGAGCGCCCAGCTCACGACCACGCGTGACCGGGTCGCCAAGAGCCGCTTCAGCTTCGAGATGGCGGAGTCCAAGCACCTCGACAATGTGCTCCGCGCGGTGCGCTCCGTGCCGGGCGTCTTCGACGCCTACCGCGTCACCCAGTAG
- the ruvB gene encoding Holliday junction branch migration DNA helicase RuvB, producing MDHRFDAATDELSAAEEAHLQRLTAAEAEGDERVVEAALRPRSLDEVIGQSRVRDQLGLVLEAARQRERAPDHVLLSGPPGLGKTTLAMIIASEMSTPLRLTSGPAITHAGDLAAILSGLNEGDVLFVDEIHRMSRPAEEMLYVAMEDFRVDVVIGKGPGATAIPLEIPPFTLVGATTRAGLLPGPLRDRFGFTAHLEFYEPHELDRIVRRSAGLLDVELTDTGSTEIASRSRGTPRIANRLLRRVRDFAQVRADGVVTLDVAHQALDLYEVDQSGLDRLDRAVLDVLCRRFGGGPVGVSTLAVAVGEERETVEEVAEPFLVRSGLLARTPRGRVATRAAWEHLGMAPPQGVTADQSLFEE from the coding sequence ATGGACCACCGCTTCGACGCCGCGACCGACGAGCTCTCCGCAGCCGAGGAGGCCCACCTGCAGCGGCTCACGGCCGCGGAGGCCGAGGGCGACGAACGCGTCGTGGAGGCCGCCCTGCGGCCCCGGTCGCTCGACGAGGTGATCGGCCAGTCGCGCGTCCGCGACCAGCTCGGCCTGGTCCTCGAGGCCGCCCGCCAGCGCGAGCGGGCGCCGGACCACGTGCTGCTCTCGGGACCCCCCGGCCTCGGCAAGACCACGCTGGCGATGATCATCGCCAGCGAGATGTCGACGCCGCTGCGGCTGACCAGCGGACCGGCGATCACCCACGCCGGCGACCTCGCCGCGATCCTGTCCGGCCTCAACGAGGGCGACGTGCTCTTCGTCGACGAGATCCACCGGATGTCGCGGCCGGCCGAGGAGATGCTCTACGTCGCGATGGAGGACTTCCGGGTCGACGTGGTGATCGGCAAGGGGCCGGGGGCCACGGCGATCCCGCTGGAGATCCCGCCGTTCACGCTGGTGGGTGCGACGACCCGCGCCGGCCTGCTGCCCGGCCCGCTGCGCGACCGGTTCGGCTTCACGGCCCACCTCGAGTTCTACGAGCCCCACGAGCTCGACCGGATCGTACGTCGGTCCGCGGGACTGCTCGACGTGGAGCTCACCGACACCGGCTCGACCGAGATCGCCTCCCGGTCACGCGGTACTCCCCGGATCGCCAACCGGCTGCTGCGCCGGGTCCGCGACTTCGCCCAGGTCCGGGCCGACGGGGTCGTGACCCTCGACGTCGCCCACCAGGCGCTCGACCTCTACGAGGTGGACCAGTCCGGGCTCGACCGGCTGGACCGGGCCGTCCTCGACGTGCTGTGCCGCAGGTTCGGCGGCGGACCGGTCGGCGTCTCGACCCTCGCCGTGGCGGTCGGCGAGGAGCGCGAGACGGTCGAGGAGGTGGCCGAGCCGTTCCTGGTGCGCAGCGGCCTGCTGGCCCGGACCCCGCGTGGCAGGGTCGCGACCCGGGCCGCGTGGGAGCACCTCGGGATGGCGCCGCCGCAGGGCGTCACCGCCGACCAGTCGCTCTTCGAGGAGTGA
- a CDS encoding adenine phosphoribosyltransferase yields the protein MPETSPATARATEALQRLVVDVPDFPEPGIVFKDISPLLADHDGFVAVIEALASHGRDGAGAPVVDKVIGMEARGFILAAPVALSLRCGFVPVRKAGKLPRETHAVSYALEYGEATLELHRDAIEPGERVLLVDDVLATGGTVRATAELVERCGGVPVGVAVLMELGFLDGRSLVGDLPVTSLMTV from the coding sequence GTGCCGGAGACCAGCCCGGCGACCGCGCGGGCGACCGAGGCCCTGCAGCGGCTGGTCGTCGACGTCCCGGACTTCCCCGAGCCGGGGATCGTCTTCAAGGACATCAGCCCCCTGCTGGCCGACCACGACGGCTTCGTCGCGGTCATCGAGGCGCTCGCCTCCCACGGGCGCGACGGCGCCGGCGCACCGGTCGTCGACAAGGTCATCGGCATGGAGGCGCGCGGCTTCATCCTCGCCGCCCCGGTCGCGCTGTCGCTGCGCTGCGGCTTCGTCCCGGTCCGCAAGGCCGGCAAGCTGCCGCGGGAGACCCACGCGGTCTCCTACGCCCTCGAGTACGGCGAGGCGACCCTCGAGCTGCACCGTGACGCCATCGAGCCCGGGGAGCGGGTGCTGCTCGTCGACGACGTCCTCGCCACCGGCGGCACCGTCCGCGCGACCGCCGAGCTGGTCGAGCGCTGCGGCGGCGTACCCGTCGGGGTGGCGGTCCTCATGGAGCTCGGTTTCCTCGACGGACGCAGCCTCGTCGGCGACCTGCCGGTGACGAGCCTGATGACGGTCTGA